One Streptomyces sp. NBC_00554 DNA segment encodes these proteins:
- the nucS gene encoding endonuclease NucS: MRLVIARCSVDYAGRLTAHLPSAPRLILVKADGSVSIHADDRAYKPLNWMSPPCTLKEGSGDEEGVWTVINKAGEKLIITMEEILHDSSHELGVDPGLIKDGVEAHLQELLADRIETLGEGYSLIRREYMTAIGPVDILCRDAEGKTVAIEIKRRGEIDGVEQLTRYLELLNRDPHLAPVRGIFAAQEIKPQARVLATDRGIGCTVLDYNALRGIEDDKLRLF; encoded by the coding sequence ATGCGTCTCGTCATTGCCCGTTGCTCCGTCGACTACGCGGGCCGGCTCACCGCCCATCTCCCGTCCGCCCCTCGCCTCATCCTCGTGAAGGCGGACGGCAGCGTCTCGATCCACGCGGACGACCGGGCCTACAAGCCCCTCAACTGGATGTCGCCGCCCTGCACCCTGAAGGAGGGTTCGGGGGACGAGGAGGGCGTCTGGACCGTCATCAACAAGGCGGGCGAGAAGCTCATCATCACGATGGAGGAGATCCTCCACGATTCCTCGCACGAACTCGGCGTGGACCCGGGCCTGATCAAGGACGGCGTGGAAGCACACCTTCAGGAACTCCTGGCGGACCGCATCGAAACGCTCGGCGAGGGCTACTCGCTGATCCGCCGCGAGTACATGACGGCCATCGGGCCCGTCGACATCCTGTGCCGGGACGCCGAGGGCAAGACCGTCGCCATCGAGATCAAGAGGCGCGGCGAGATCGACGGCGTGGAGCAACTCACGCGCTATCTCGAGCTGTTGAACCGCGACCCGCACCTCGCGCCGGTCCGCGGCATCTTCGCCGCCCAGGAGATCAAGCCCCAGGCCCGCGTCCTCGCCACCGACCGCGGCATCGGCTGCACGGTCCTGGACTACAACGCGCTGCGCGGCATCGAGGACGACAAGCTGCGGCTGTTCTGA
- a CDS encoding STAS domain-containing protein, giving the protein MYIRGDHAELVVGGRLDVRSAADARTVLHSAVDDGAGDLVLDLSELDSWDATGLGVIMGAHRRAGRCGRRLVLRGVPPQMQRLLVATRLHRILAIEGGIGVESLPRV; this is encoded by the coding sequence ATGTACATCAGGGGCGACCACGCCGAGCTGGTCGTCGGGGGCCGCCTCGACGTACGCAGCGCGGCGGACGCCCGCACGGTCCTGCACTCGGCCGTCGACGACGGAGCCGGCGACCTGGTGCTCGACCTGTCCGAGCTGGACTCCTGGGACGCCACCGGACTCGGTGTCATCATGGGGGCCCACCGACGCGCCGGGCGGTGCGGCCGACGGCTTGTGCTGCGCGGCGTACCTCCTCAGATGCAGCGCCTCCTGGTGGCCACCAGGCTGCACCGGATCCTCGCGATCGAGGGCGGTATCGGTGTGGAGTCGCTGCCCCGGGTCTGA
- a CDS encoding SCO5389 family protein, giving the protein MSLDVSPALLEQAERGEVDEAEFVDCVRTSLPYAWEMISSLVAQLKVDGGNFADNQTPPPDEQARGQLLRALASDAIRGALQRHFGVRLAFQNCHRVAVFPLDTSVDDTLARFTSVRSQLLNQSPEFRDC; this is encoded by the coding sequence ATGTCGCTCGACGTCTCACCGGCCCTACTCGAACAGGCCGAGCGAGGCGAGGTCGACGAAGCTGAATTCGTCGACTGCGTCCGGACCTCCCTGCCCTACGCATGGGAGATGATCAGTTCGCTGGTGGCCCAGCTGAAGGTGGACGGCGGCAACTTCGCCGACAACCAGACGCCTCCGCCGGACGAGCAGGCGCGTGGCCAGCTGCTGCGTGCGCTCGCGAGTGACGCGATCCGCGGTGCGCTGCAGCGGCACTTCGGAGTGCGACTGGCCTTCCAGAACTGCCACCGGGTGGCGGTGTTCCCGCTGGACACCTCAGTGGACGACACGCTGGCACGCTTCACCTCGGTCCGCAGTCAGCTGCTGAACCAGTCCCCGGAGTTCCGGGACTGCTGA
- a CDS encoding ATP-binding protein has protein sequence MDPNNRGSEEYGHDDDGQAPRSRPPRDPLTTDFGQHAPALARTVQLVSGDFLLTVNPVDGSEIEALPPGERPQRPTKYGAAERAELGRAAQPPVPPGPAQPRLPLLERQEERERLVRLLARGRSVRLTGPSGSGRTSLLDAVADDCADLAPDGVVRLSGYRRTASDLLHELFAAVYEAPLYRPERDELLRLVNEIGAVVVLDDVEFGGAALDELLDATPECAFVIAATPDVPAPTTDSLLEEVFLGGLDRSGGLELLERAVGRILTEEESNWAGDLWFESEGLPLRFMQAGALLRQRDQLRADPNAFDEFGYYEDAPVDAPFEAGDEHDVPLPSLAEGAAPASLLASRLSESARATLRFAIALGGEVPHQAHLPALVGDTHADAALAELAGCALVSPVGSRYRLAAGVQAQLEAAGYADGADERAFAAARHYTWWAGHPSVTPERVCAEADALLAALTVLVPLTTVPLDEQDESAAVQLARTAAPAFAAGMHWSAWERALRSGAEASRLSGEVGEQAYFHHELGILALCGGQLDRARSELEASIGLRGALADKRGSTAGRRALALVSDRSGTVPAGASTAGGEEVSESRYEESASPPGGVPAAFLAEQSGEPSTLVTHRSEPGPAAKRAGVASRVVSGARRNLVAAGAGALLVAVLGTVVTLGATSDGSNDPPSEKVGVNPSASQGADDDSLGADKAKKGDGDSGTGAVSTPTDPGPDGTYGTSDDPTPTDVARPSDDPSGTGGSTPSKSPSKSPSKSPTATPSSPRPPTSSTPTSPTPTDTSPEPTDSPTPSTEPSTSTSASGTVSSAPETSVSSAPVSSSEAGSPSGEVI, from the coding sequence ATGGACCCGAACAACCGGGGATCCGAAGAGTACGGCCATGACGACGACGGCCAGGCGCCTCGCTCGCGTCCGCCGCGCGATCCGCTCACGACCGACTTCGGGCAGCACGCACCGGCGCTCGCCCGCACGGTCCAGCTCGTCTCGGGCGACTTCCTGCTCACGGTCAACCCCGTCGACGGCAGCGAGATAGAAGCCCTCCCGCCGGGGGAGCGGCCACAGCGGCCCACGAAGTACGGCGCGGCGGAACGCGCCGAGCTGGGCCGCGCCGCCCAGCCGCCCGTCCCGCCCGGCCCGGCGCAGCCACGGCTGCCGCTCCTGGAGCGCCAGGAGGAGCGCGAGCGGCTCGTACGCCTCCTCGCACGCGGGCGCTCGGTACGGCTCACCGGCCCCTCCGGCTCGGGCCGCACCAGCCTGCTCGACGCCGTCGCCGACGACTGCGCGGACCTCGCACCCGACGGTGTCGTACGCCTCTCCGGGTACCGGCGCACGGCGAGCGACCTGCTGCACGAGCTCTTCGCCGCCGTCTACGAAGCGCCCCTGTACCGGCCGGAACGGGACGAACTGCTCCGGCTCGTCAACGAGATCGGCGCGGTCGTCGTCCTGGACGACGTGGAGTTCGGCGGCGCGGCGCTCGACGAGCTGCTCGACGCCACTCCCGAGTGTGCCTTCGTGATCGCCGCGACGCCCGACGTCCCCGCGCCGACCACCGACTCCCTCCTTGAAGAGGTGTTCCTCGGCGGACTCGACCGCAGTGGCGGCCTCGAACTCCTGGAGCGGGCCGTCGGACGCATCCTGACGGAGGAGGAGTCGAACTGGGCGGGCGACCTCTGGTTCGAGTCCGAAGGCCTCCCGCTGCGCTTCATGCAGGCCGGGGCGCTGCTCCGGCAGCGCGACCAGCTGCGCGCCGACCCGAACGCCTTCGACGAGTTCGGGTACTACGAGGACGCCCCGGTGGACGCGCCCTTCGAGGCCGGCGACGAACACGACGTACCGCTGCCCTCACTCGCCGAGGGCGCCGCACCCGCCTCGCTGCTCGCCTCCAGGCTCAGTGAGTCGGCGCGCGCCACCCTGCGGTTCGCGATCGCACTGGGCGGCGAGGTGCCGCACCAGGCGCATCTGCCCGCGCTCGTCGGCGACACCCACGCGGACGCCGCCCTCGCCGAACTGGCGGGCTGCGCGCTGGTCTCCCCGGTCGGCTCCCGCTACCGGCTCGCGGCCGGTGTGCAGGCCCAGCTGGAGGCCGCCGGATACGCGGACGGAGCCGACGAGCGGGCGTTCGCCGCGGCCCGGCACTACACCTGGTGGGCCGGGCATCCCTCGGTGACCCCGGAGCGGGTCTGCGCCGAGGCCGACGCCCTGCTCGCCGCGCTCACCGTCCTGGTCCCGCTCACCACGGTCCCGCTCGACGAGCAGGACGAGAGCGCCGCCGTACAGCTGGCACGTACGGCAGCGCCCGCGTTCGCGGCAGGCATGCACTGGAGCGCCTGGGAGCGTGCGCTGCGTTCCGGCGCCGAGGCCTCCCGGCTCTCCGGCGAGGTCGGCGAACAGGCCTACTTCCACCACGAGTTGGGCATCCTCGCGCTCTGCGGCGGCCAGCTGGACCGGGCCCGCTCCGAGCTCGAGGCCTCCATCGGGCTGCGTGGCGCCCTCGCCGACAAGCGTGGCTCGACCGCGGGGCGGCGCGCCCTCGCACTGGTCTCCGACCGCTCCGGAACCGTCCCGGCGGGCGCCAGCACGGCGGGCGGCGAGGAGGTGTCCGAATCCCGGTACGAGGAGTCGGCGTCGCCTCCGGGCGGCGTACCGGCCGCCTTCCTGGCCGAACAGTCCGGCGAACCCTCGACGTTGGTCACCCACCGCTCCGAGCCCGGCCCCGCGGCGAAGCGCGCCGGGGTCGCGAGCCGTGTGGTGAGCGGTGCCCGGCGCAACCTGGTGGCGGCGGGCGCGGGCGCGCTCCTCGTCGCCGTGCTCGGCACCGTGGTGACGCTCGGTGCGACCTCGGACGGCAGCAACGACCCGCCGTCCGAGAAGGTCGGCGTCAACCCGTCGGCCAGCCAGGGCGCCGACGACGACAGCCTGGGCGCGGACAAGGCGAAGAAGGGCGACGGGGACTCCGGCACGGGAGCGGTGAGTACGCCGACGGATCCGGGTCCTGACGGGACGTACGGGACTTCGGACGATCCGACGCCTACGGATGTGGCTCGGCCTTCGGATGATCCGAGTGGGACCGGCGGTTCTACGCCGTCGAAGTCGCCGTCGAAGAGTCCGTCGAAGTCGCCGACGGCCACACCGTCGTCCCCGAGGCCGCCGACCAGTTCGACGCCCACGTCGCCGACGCCTACGGACACCTCGCCCGAGCCCACGGACTCGCCGACCCCGTCGACGGAGCCGAGCACTTCGACCTCCGCCAGCGGCACCGTTTCCAGCGCCCCGGAGACCAGCGTCAGCAGCGCTCCGGTCAGCAGCAGCGAAGCCGGGTCGCCCAGCGGCGAGGTGATCTGA
- a CDS encoding ABC transporter ATP-binding protein, with translation MIELEGLTKRYGEKVAVNNLTFAVRPGIVTGFLGPNGAGKSTTMRMLLGLDRPTAGDVRIDGQHYDHLKDPLKYIGALLDAKAMHGGRSAFNHLLCLAQSNGISKARVHEVLDTVGLTAVAKKKAKGFSLGMGQRLGIAGALLGDPRILMFDEPVNGLDPEGIHWIRNLMKSLAAQGRTVFVSSHLMSEMALTADHLVVIGQGRLLADTSMADFIQQNSRSYVRIRTPQRERFLDVLHGAGITVVETGGGTLEVDGSQPEHLGELAARHQVVLHELSPQQASLEEAFMQLTAESVEYHAHTDAALMEAPPPATPPPPQGQWGGDWKRD, from the coding sequence ATGATCGAGCTCGAGGGGCTGACCAAGCGGTACGGCGAGAAGGTGGCGGTCAACAATCTGACCTTCGCCGTCAGACCCGGCATCGTGACGGGGTTCCTGGGGCCGAACGGCGCCGGCAAGTCCACGACGATGCGGATGCTGCTCGGGCTCGACCGGCCCACCGCGGGCGACGTGCGGATCGACGGGCAGCACTACGACCACCTCAAGGACCCGCTGAAGTACATCGGTGCCCTCCTCGACGCCAAGGCCATGCACGGCGGGCGCAGCGCCTTCAACCACCTCCTCTGCCTCGCGCAGAGCAACGGCATCTCCAAGGCGCGGGTGCACGAGGTCCTCGACACGGTCGGTCTGACCGCGGTCGCGAAGAAGAAGGCGAAGGGGTTCTCGCTCGGTATGGGCCAGCGGCTCGGCATCGCGGGCGCGCTGCTCGGCGACCCGCGGATCCTGATGTTCGACGAGCCGGTCAACGGGCTCGACCCCGAGGGCATCCACTGGATCCGCAACCTCATGAAGTCGCTCGCGGCGCAGGGCCGTACGGTCTTCGTCTCCTCGCACCTGATGAGCGAGATGGCGCTGACCGCCGACCACCTCGTCGTCATCGGCCAGGGCAGGCTGCTCGCCGACACCTCCATGGCCGACTTCATCCAGCAGAACTCGCGGTCGTACGTCCGTATCCGCACCCCTCAGCGCGAGCGTTTCCTCGACGTGCTGCACGGCGCCGGGATCACCGTCGTCGAGACGGGCGGCGGCACGCTGGAGGTGGACGGCTCCCAGCCGGAGCACCTCGGGGAACTCGCCGCGCGGCACCAGGTCGTGCTGCACGAGCTCAGTCCCCAACAGGCCTCCCTGGAGGAGGCGTTCATGCAGCTGACGGCGGAGTCGGTGGAGTACCACGCGCACACGGACGCCGCCCTCATGGAGGCACCCCCTCCGGCGACCCCGCCACCACCGCAGGGGCAATGGGGCGGCGACTGGAAGAGGGACTGA
- a CDS encoding ATP/GTP-binding protein, whose product MSPRRNRPKDAGSSGPSASSEDGGRYGGFQSTENWQGEEWSVRHVAGASSEGKTYRCPGCDQMIPSGIPHVVAWPEHSGVDDRRHWHKSCWNAKDRRTSRVQRSRNAPRF is encoded by the coding sequence GTGTCCCCGCGTCGCAACCGTCCGAAGGACGCCGGCTCGTCCGGCCCGAGCGCGTCCTCGGAGGACGGCGGCCGCTACGGCGGCTTTCAGTCCACGGAGAACTGGCAGGGCGAGGAGTGGAGCGTGCGCCATGTGGCGGGCGCGAGCTCCGAGGGCAAGACCTATCGCTGCCCCGGCTGCGACCAGATGATCCCCTCCGGCATCCCGCACGTGGTGGCCTGGCCGGAGCACTCGGGCGTCGACGACCGCCGCCACTGGCACAAGTCCTGCTGGAACGCGAAGGACCGCCGCACCTCCAGGGTGCAGCGGTCCCGCAACGCGCCCAGGTTCTAG
- a CDS encoding ABC transporter permease — MSTPQPPMPQQAAPNWQAAPGSSYTSPIPVTPTHLGHALASEWTKIKSVRSTMWTLGVFLVLVVGIGFLVAVQTTDEDFGDVPYTIPAFFGLILGQICLITLGVLVVSSEYGTGMIRTTFTASPQRHRVLTAKLIIFFAVAFVVSAFAIGLVGLFTSGMHSGGSEVSWGGTVVMGALYVSLLGTLALAVGSMLRHSAGAITAMLGLVLVPAIMPAFLLMSESLQTIGDKMLEYNAPNSLAKIFHLDNENGTGGAQLGLLAVVTAAAIAGAFVLLERRDV; from the coding sequence ATGAGCACGCCCCAGCCCCCGATGCCGCAGCAGGCCGCGCCCAACTGGCAGGCGGCGCCCGGCTCTTCGTACACCTCGCCGATCCCGGTCACGCCCACTCACCTGGGCCACGCGCTCGCCTCCGAGTGGACGAAGATCAAGTCGGTGCGCTCCACGATGTGGACGCTCGGTGTCTTCCTCGTCCTGGTCGTCGGCATCGGCTTCCTGGTCGCCGTGCAGACCACCGACGAGGACTTCGGCGACGTCCCGTACACGATCCCGGCCTTCTTCGGGCTGATCCTCGGACAGATCTGCCTGATCACGCTGGGCGTGCTCGTGGTCTCGTCCGAGTACGGCACCGGCATGATCCGCACGACGTTCACCGCCTCGCCGCAGCGGCACCGGGTGCTCACCGCGAAGCTGATCATCTTCTTCGCGGTGGCGTTCGTCGTGTCGGCCTTCGCGATCGGCCTGGTCGGCCTGTTCACCTCGGGGATGCACAGCGGCGGCTCGGAGGTCTCCTGGGGCGGCACGGTGGTGATGGGTGCGCTGTACGTCTCGCTGCTCGGCACCCTCGCCCTCGCGGTGGGCTCGATGCTGCGTCACTCGGCGGGCGCGATCACCGCGATGCTCGGCCTCGTCCTTGTGCCCGCGATCATGCCCGCGTTCCTGCTGATGTCCGAGAGCCTGCAGACGATCGGCGACAAGATGCTGGAGTACAACGCTCCCAACTCCCTCGCCAAGATCTTCCACCTGGACAACGAGAACGGCACGGGCGGAGCGCAGCTCGGCCTGCTCGCCGTGGTGACGGCGGCAGCGATCGCCGGCGCGTTCGTGCTGCTCGAGCGCCGGGACGTCTGA
- a CDS encoding LLM class flavin-dependent oxidoreductase → MHVGSFVLAAQFPGQGQGEALHRAVRSAEVAEEAGLDSVWLAEHHFVPYGTCPSAVTLAALLLGRTRRIRVGTAVSVLPTVHPVALGEQAALLHVTSGGRFSLGVGRGGPWVDLEVFGSGLEAYEKGFPESLDLLMRWLREPSVAGAGERFGFREVAVVPRPSEALSCAPGPEVVVACTSPASVRLAAERGLPMLLGMHVGDEEKAEMVALWRQYARVAGRPADEIFAAAHVSAGVCQIADRRTDAVESLLKAMPGWLKQGLDAHVTVDGRARTMRDPMAYTELLCGLHPVGTPQLCADRLAATSERTGISRFALLVEGSGDLAATEENVRRLGTEVLPQLR, encoded by the coding sequence ATGCACGTTGGAAGTTTTGTACTGGCCGCCCAGTTCCCGGGCCAGGGCCAGGGGGAGGCCCTGCACCGGGCGGTGCGGTCGGCCGAGGTCGCCGAGGAGGCCGGACTCGACTCGGTCTGGCTGGCCGAGCACCACTTCGTTCCGTACGGCACCTGCCCGTCGGCGGTCACCCTCGCGGCCCTGCTGCTCGGCCGTACGCGACGGATCCGGGTCGGCACCGCGGTGAGCGTGCTGCCCACCGTGCACCCCGTGGCACTCGGCGAACAGGCGGCGCTGCTGCATGTGACGTCCGGCGGACGGTTCTCGCTGGGCGTCGGGCGCGGCGGCCCCTGGGTCGACCTGGAGGTCTTCGGCTCGGGTCTCGAGGCGTACGAGAAGGGGTTCCCGGAATCGCTCGATCTGCTGATGCGCTGGCTGCGCGAACCGTCCGTCGCCGGTGCCGGGGAGCGGTTCGGCTTCCGTGAAGTCGCCGTGGTGCCGAGGCCCTCGGAGGCGCTGAGCTGTGCGCCGGGCCCCGAGGTGGTCGTCGCCTGCACCTCACCGGCGAGTGTGCGGCTCGCGGCCGAGCGCGGACTGCCGATGCTCCTCGGGATGCATGTGGGGGACGAAGAGAAGGCCGAAATGGTAGCCCTGTGGCGGCAGTACGCGCGTGTGGCGGGGCGCCCCGCGGACGAGATCTTCGCGGCGGCCCATGTGTCGGCGGGGGTCTGCCAGATCGCGGACCGCCGCACCGACGCCGTCGAATCGCTCCTCAAAGCGATGCCGGGCTGGCTGAAGCAGGGACTTGACGCCCATGTGACGGTCGACGGCCGCGCCCGCACGATGCGGGACCCGATGGCGTACACCGAACTGCTCTGCGGGCTGCACCCGGTGGGGACTCCGCAGCTGTGCGCCGACCGGCTCGCGGCGACCTCGGAGCGCACCGGCATCTCTCGCTTCGCCCTGCTCGTGGAGGGCTCGGGGGATCTGGCGGCCACCGAGGAGAACGTACGACGCCTTGGCACCGAGGTACTCCCCCAGCTCCGGTGA
- a CDS encoding ATP-binding cassette domain-containing protein: MIEAVGLTKRYGAKTAVYNLSFQVRPGAVTGFLGPNGSGKSTTMRMILGLDNPSAGQVTIGGFPYRKLPNAPRQVGALLDAKAVHGGRHARNHLLCLAQLSGIPARRVDEVLGVVGLQDVARKRSKGFSLGMGQRLGIAAALLGDPQVLLFDEPVNGLDPEGILWVRNLMKSLAAEGRTVFVSSHLMSEMALTADHLIVIGRGQLLADSNIKDFISHNSADFARVRTPDTEPQQREKLTSALTEAGGQVLPEQDGALRVMGLRLPQISDLAHSADVRLWELSPHQASLEEAYMRMTQGAVDYRSTIDQKAGLQQQLPPGAMPPQMQMPVAGQGQPGWYAPPPPQQGGQPFAMPQGQPGPYGPPGAAQPGPYGAPGAPGAPAANPYAQAAPQAAAPDLNKPEDAR; this comes from the coding sequence ATGATCGAGGCAGTCGGCCTGACGAAGCGCTATGGCGCCAAGACAGCCGTGTACAACCTTTCCTTCCAGGTGAGGCCAGGTGCCGTCACCGGCTTCCTCGGGCCCAACGGCTCGGGCAAGTCGACGACGATGCGGATGATCCTCGGCCTCGACAACCCCAGCGCCGGGCAGGTGACGATCGGCGGCTTCCCCTACCGCAAGCTGCCGAACGCACCCCGCCAGGTCGGCGCGCTCCTCGACGCCAAGGCCGTGCACGGCGGCCGGCACGCCCGCAACCACCTCCTCTGCCTCGCCCAGCTGTCCGGCATCCCGGCCCGCCGCGTGGACGAGGTACTGGGCGTGGTGGGCCTCCAGGACGTGGCCCGAAAGCGCTCCAAGGGCTTCTCACTCGGCATGGGCCAGCGGCTCGGCATCGCGGCCGCGCTGCTCGGCGACCCGCAGGTGCTGCTCTTCGACGAGCCGGTCAACGGCCTCGACCCCGAGGGCATCCTCTGGGTCCGCAACCTGATGAAGTCGCTCGCGGCGGAGGGCCGCACCGTCTTCGTCTCCTCGCACCTGATGAGCGAGATGGCGCTGACCGCCGACCACCTGATCGTGATCGGCCGCGGCCAGCTGCTCGCGGACAGCAACATCAAGGACTTCATCTCGCACAACTCGGCCGACTTCGCCCGGGTCCGCACCCCGGACACCGAGCCGCAGCAGCGCGAGAAGCTGACGTCCGCGCTGACCGAGGCGGGCGGCCAGGTGCTGCCCGAGCAGGACGGCGCGCTGCGTGTGATGGGCCTGCGGCTGCCGCAGATCAGCGACCTCGCGCACTCCGCCGACGTACGCCTGTGGGAGCTGTCGCCGCACCAGGCCTCGCTGGAGGAGGCGTACATGCGGATGACACAGGGCGCCGTCGACTACCGCTCGACCATCGACCAGAAGGCCGGGCTCCAGCAGCAGCTGCCGCCGGGCGCGATGCCCCCGCAGATGCAGATGCCGGTGGCGGGTCAGGGCCAGCCGGGCTGGTACGCACCGCCGCCGCCCCAGCAGGGCGGACAGCCGTTCGCGATGCCGCAGGGCCAGCCGGGACCGTACGGCCCGCCCGGCGCGGCTCAGCCCGGCCCGTACGGCGCTCCGGGCGCCCCCGGTGCCCCGGCCGCCAACCCGTACGCCCAGGCCGCGCCCCAGGCCGCCGCCCCCGACCTGAACAAGCCCGAGGACGCCCGATGA
- a CDS encoding cellulose-binding protein, translated as MSDTSPYGFELVRRGYDRAQVDERISKLVSDRDSALARITALEKRIEELHLETQSAQAQVSDAEPSYAGLGARVEKILRLAEEEAKDLREEARRASEQHRELAESAAQQVRNDAESFAADRKAKAEDEGVRIVEKAKADSSQLRGEAQKDAQQKREEADALFEETRAKAAQAAADFETNLAKRREQSERDLASRQAKAEKRLAEIEHRAEQLRLEAEKLRTDAERRARQTVETAQRQAEDIVADANAKADRIRSESERELAALTNRRDSINAQLTNVREMLATLTGAAVAAATTPAEDEPISRGVPAQQSR; from the coding sequence ATGAGCGACACTTCCCCCTACGGCTTCGAGCTTGTGCGGCGTGGGTACGACCGCGCTCAGGTGGACGAACGCATTTCGAAGCTCGTCTCCGACCGTGACAGCGCTCTGGCCCGTATCACTGCTCTGGAAAAGCGCATTGAGGAACTCCACCTCGAGACGCAGAGCGCCCAGGCCCAGGTAAGCGACGCTGAGCCGTCGTACGCCGGCCTCGGCGCACGCGTCGAGAAGATCCTCCGCCTCGCCGAGGAGGAGGCGAAGGACCTGCGCGAGGAGGCCCGTCGCGCTTCGGAGCAGCACCGCGAGCTCGCCGAGTCGGCGGCCCAGCAGGTCCGCAACGACGCAGAATCGTTCGCTGCGGACCGCAAGGCCAAGGCGGAGGACGAGGGCGTCCGGATCGTCGAGAAGGCCAAGGCCGACTCCTCCCAGCTGCGCGGCGAGGCGCAGAAGGACGCGCAGCAGAAGCGCGAGGAGGCCGACGCCCTCTTCGAGGAGACCCGCGCCAAGGCCGCGCAGGCCGCCGCGGACTTCGAGACGAACCTCGCCAAGCGGCGTGAGCAGTCCGAGCGTGACCTGGCTTCCCGTCAGGCCAAGGCCGAGAAGCGTCTCGCGGAGATCGAGCACCGCGCGGAGCAGCTCCGCCTGGAGGCCGAGAAGCTGCGCACGGACGCCGAGCGCCGCGCCCGCCAGACGGTGGAGACGGCTCAGCGCCAGGCCGAGGACATCGTGGCCGACGCGAACGCCAAGGCCGACCGTATCCGCTCGGAATCCGAGCGCGAGCTGGCGGCTCTGACGAACCGTCGCGACTCGATCAACGCCCAGCTCACGAACGTCCGCGAGATGCTCGCGACGCTCACGGGCGCCGCGGTGGCCGCCGCCACCACGCCGGCCGAGGACGAGCCGATCTCGCGTGGGGTACCGGCTCAGCAGTCCCGGTAA
- a CDS encoding ABC transporter permease has protein sequence MAATQVIKSEWTKIRSVASTIWTLSLAAVVTVALGILISLLSKNEFDNMSAKDQLSFDPTFISFAGMSLGQLAMIVFGVLVVSNEYSTGMIRTSLSAVPQRGTFLFSKIAVATVLAFVVGIITSFVAFFLGQAMLGSHKASIGDPGVLRAVIGGGLYMTLIAVFSMGVATMLRSPMLSLGILMPFFFLISNILGAVSATKKVGRYLPDQAGSKIMQVVTPIDDDTPYGPWGGLAIMVAWVAVAVVGGYVLLKKRDA, from the coding sequence ATGGCGGCGACGCAGGTCATCAAGTCCGAGTGGACCAAGATCCGCTCCGTCGCGTCCACCATCTGGACGCTGAGTCTCGCCGCGGTCGTCACGGTCGCCCTCGGCATCCTGATCTCGCTCCTGTCCAAGAACGAGTTCGACAACATGAGCGCGAAGGACCAGCTCTCCTTCGACCCGACGTTCATCAGCTTCGCGGGCATGAGCCTCGGTCAGCTCGCGATGATCGTGTTCGGGGTGCTCGTCGTCTCGAACGAGTACAGCACCGGCATGATCCGCACCTCGCTCTCCGCGGTCCCGCAGCGCGGCACCTTCCTCTTCAGCAAGATCGCGGTGGCGACGGTCCTCGCCTTCGTCGTCGGGATCATCACCAGCTTCGTCGCCTTCTTCCTGGGGCAGGCGATGCTCGGCTCGCACAAAGCGTCGATCGGCGACCCCGGCGTGCTGCGCGCGGTCATCGGCGGCGGCCTCTACATGACCCTGATCGCCGTCTTCTCGATGGGCGTCGCAACGATGCTGCGCAGCCCGATGCTCTCCCTCGGCATCCTGATGCCCTTCTTCTTCCTGATCTCCAACATCCTGGGCGCCGTCTCCGCGACCAAGAAGGTCGGCCGCTACCTCCCCGACCAGGCCGGCAGCAAGATCATGCAGGTGGTGACCCCGATCGACGACGACACTCCGTACGGTCCCTGGGGCGGACTCGCGATCATGGTGGCTTGGGTGGCGGTGGCGGTCGTCGGGGGGTATGTGCTGCTCAAGAAGCGGGACGCGTAA